A part of Liolophura sinensis isolate JHLJ2023 chromosome 1, CUHK_Ljap_v2, whole genome shotgun sequence genomic DNA contains:
- the LOC135461564 gene encoding von Willebrand factor D and EGF domain-containing protein-like → MLGWLQTLVLAHTVNTMVRFLLPMLGAFLSFTPVWLQDPCVSNTVLLSDSTRVLDHVQEPGQITNGFCDISLKPGWYRLKMGSNDVDLAASTPNLGACNTAFPIWMEGAVPVVNKQISTTVCIVASPMYPCALKLPVKVKNCGQYRVYHLQPTPFCPTAYCFNNFPTVVIVPEVVPVLGKSTVNPTFEDLRFECKFVSPNPSYFYDVVWRINGAEVARITQKSGANLPVGAQLLEPMWTGQYKLGMHVQCSVRVRSSANGVPSPEHHSQQFFAGLKVLNPAVDLNEGESAVIQLQSTVPVPCHTIFGFPCTVRFVDLRTDVNNGCETTEKGNCGFVLSADKWNLIHELKVTAKFDGMFGSRISHLFLTSTPPAFSAANHVWADVKPQPVIINIHDKDVLTSGSYCIIRNDPHFLSFDRRAFDVQLPGEFVLYRHKTLPIEVRGFFQPCGHIPHCICGTAVRSGEQIFVFSKCNDNLVYQTTRVRVYGCNSKQMRVTTPDKGTNYKVELPTGMVVEIRNGYVKIIPSPADVGQVTGLCGNFNGDKDDEYIDPNGIQHSNACDFLLFSRFCVVNKYGETWRIKIADESYYGYPNIVLSPAQVGQCSCTSLTGQVSQDVSCSRVSPQHCGTLDPVVTDEFCTQIPPSSTGRRKRQAENSDDLNDDDVRPVFPLYTDTEFQVPTWRNGWNEQKARQHCELFFQRSPAFQPCLQVDNVEMDRDIDFCTIDVLLSGTTEWTLSSLESF, encoded by the exons ATGCTTGGCTGGCTTCAAACATTGGTGCTTGCACATACTGTCAACACCATGGTCAGGTTCCTGCTACCCATGCTGGGTGCCTTCCTCAGCTTTACCCCCGTCTGGCTTCAAG ATCCGTGCGTCTCAAATACTGTGTTATTGAGTGACAGCACTAGAGTCTTGGATCACGTGCAGGAACCGGGTCAGATCACAAACGGCTTCTGTGACATCTCTCTCAAGCCAGGCTGGTACCGGCTCAAAATGGGTAGCAACGATGTGGACCTGGCTGCGTCTACTCCCAATCTAGGCGCCTGTAATACAGCATTTCCCATCTGGATGGAAG GAGCGGTACCAGTTGTCAACAAACAGATTTCAACGACAGTGTGTATTGTGGCATCACCAATGTACCCGTGCGCACTAAAACTTCCGGTCAAAGTGAAGAACTGTGGTCAATATCGAGTGTACCACTTACAGCCCACACCGTTTTGTCCAACTGCGTACTGTTTCA ATAATTTCCCTACCGTTGTCATTGTACCAGAAGTCGTTCCAGTCCTGGGGAAAAGCACTGTTAACCCTACGTTTGAAGACTTACGTTTCGAGTGTAAATTTGTCTCCCCTAACCCAAGTTATTTTTACGACGTCGTTTGGAGAATAAACGGAGCTGAAGTGGCCCGGATAACCCAGAAGTCCGGAGCTAATCTGCCTGTGGGCGCTCAGCTACTGGAGCCCATGTGGACTGGCCAATACAAGCTTGGCATGCAC GTCCAGTGTTCAGTGAGAGTCCGCAGCTCGGCCAATGGAGTGCCCAGTCCGGAACACCACAGCCAACAGTTCTTCGCCGGGCTGAAG GTGTTAAATCCAGCCGTTGATCTGAACGAGGGAGAATCTGCCGTTATTCAGCTCCAATCCACCGTGCCTGTTCCCTGCCACACCATCTTTGGTTTTCCGTGTACTGTCCGCTTCGTTGACCTGAGAACCGATGTAAATAATGGGTGTGAGACAACAGAGAAAGGAAACTGTGGTTTTGTACTGTCCGCGGACAAATGGAATCTTATTCACGAACTGAAAGTGACGGCGAAGTTCGACGGCATGTTCGGTAGTCGCATAAGCCACCTGTTCCTGACCTCAACACCCCCAGCTTTCAGTGCGGCTAACCACGTATGGGCTGACGTCAAGCCCCAACCGGTCATT ATAAACATCCACGATAAAGACGTTCTAACTTCTGGATCCTATTGCATAATACGCAACGACCCCCATTTTTTATCATTTGATCGAAG aGCATTTGATGTGCAGCTGCCCGGCGAGTTTGTGTTGTACCGCCATAAAACCTTACCCATAGAG GTGCGGGGATTTTTCCAGCCGTGTGGACACATCCCACATTGTATTTGTGGTACGGCTGTTAGATCAGGCGAgcagatttttgtgttttcgAAGTGTAATGATAACCTGGTTTATCAAACAACCCGAGTGCGGGTGTACGGCTGCAACAGCAAACAGATGAGAGTCACCACACCGGATAAAGGCACTAACTATAAG GTAGAACTGCCTACTGGTATGGTGGTTGAGATCAGGAACGGTTACGTCAAGATCATCCCCTCACCGGCTGACGTGGGACAGGTGACGGGGCTGTGTGGGAACTTCAACGGGGATAAGGATGACGAGTACATAGACCCGAATGGGATCCAGCACAGCAATGCCTGTGACTTCCTTTTATTCAGTCGATTTTGTGTGGTCAATAAATATGGAGAGACTTGGAG AATTAAAATCGCAGATGAGTCGTATTACGGCTATCCTAATATCGTCCTAAGTCCAGCCCAGGTGGGTCAATGTTCTTGTACCAGCCTGACTGGACAGGTGTCACAGGACGTGAGCTGTAGCAGGGTGTCCCCTCAACATTGCGGCACCCTAGACCCCGTGGTGACGGACGAATTTTGTACTCAGATTCCACCATCGTCGACCGGGCGGAGAAAGAGACAAGCAGAAAACAGTGATGATTTGAATGACGACGATGTCAGGCCCGTTTTCCCGTTGTACACGGACACTGAATTTCAG GTACCAACGTGGAGAAATGGATGGAATGAGCAGAAAGCTAGACAGCATTGTGAACTCTTCTTTCAACGGTCCCCTGCATTTCAACCTTGTTTACAAGTCGATAACGTGGAAATGGATCGTGACATCGACTTTTGTACTATTGACGTGCTG CTGTCTGGCACCACAGAATGGACCCTGTCCTCCTTGGAATCGTTTTAA
- the LOC135461580 gene encoding metallophosphoesterase MPPED2-like — translation MAKITVHPLTKNPTKAWQKLQVKQSISKVTPLDPDTPVQIDKVRFVCISDTHARVERLQDFIPEGDVLLHAGDITNVGLPFEIEKFNEFLGKLPHKHKIVIAGNHDLTFDDDMVKTKRHDLEMRFNIRKEKFEDYLNERGIASVKSLLTNCTYLEDSMAEVYGIRIYGAPWQPEFCDWGFNLPRGQACLDKWNKIPEDVDILITHGPPIGHGDKCFDGSHVGCVELLSTIQQRIFPKYHVFGHVHEGYGVTTDGVTTYINASTCTLQYKPRNPPIIFDIPLPEGVSKTC, via the exons atggcTAAGATAACTGTTCACCCGCTTACCAAGAACCCAACTAAAGCTTGGcaaaaacttcaggtgaaacaaAGTATATCTAAAGTTACCCCCCTTGATCCTGACACTCCTGTGCAGATTGACAAGGTGCGCTTTGTGTGCATTTCGGACACACATGCACGTGTGGAGAGGCTCCAAGATTTCATTCCAGAAGGAGATGTGTTGCTACATGCTGGAGATATTACAAATGTTGGCTTGCCGTTTGAAATTGAGAAGTTTAATGAGTTTTTGG GCAAACTTCCTCACAAACATAAAATTGTTATAGCTGGTAACCATGATCTGACATTTGATGATGACATGGTGAAGACAAAACGACATGACTTGGAAATGCGATTTAACATCCGGAaggaaaagtttgaagattatCTTAATGAGAGAGGTATAGCCTCAGTGAAGTCCCTGCTCACTAACTGTACGTATTTGGAGGATAGCATGGCAGAAGTTTATGGAATCAGAATCTATGGGGCGCCATG GCAGCCTGAGTTTTGTGACTGGGGATTTAACCTGCCAAGAGGCCAAGCCTGTCTGGATAAATGGAACAAAATCCCAGaagatgttgacattttgataaCACATGGACCGCCCATAG GTCACGGAGATAAATGCTTTGATGGCAGCCATGTTGGTTGTGTGGAGCTTTTGAGCACAATACAACAACGGATCTTCCCTAAATACCATGTGTTTGGACATGTCCATGAAG GTTATGGAGTGACCACCGATGGAGTGACGACGTACATCAACGCCTCAACCTGTACATTACAGTACAAACCCCGGAATCCACCCATCATCTTCGATATACCTTTACCTGAAGGTGTTAGTAAAACTTGTTGA